Proteins found in one Triticum aestivum cultivar Chinese Spring chromosome 4D, IWGSC CS RefSeq v2.1, whole genome shotgun sequence genomic segment:
- the LOC123096155 gene encoding B3 domain-containing protein Os03g0619600, with the protein MKNSCQGCKRYWNHLHGKVTRFVRRMSKSSRHCMVMPERFANHFSGKMSRSVKLEGPNCILYDVGVTEHRNRKVLQSGWEVFVDANDIVEKDSLMFRYRGSSRFKVAVFDSSGCEKTVSCFGIGSTMSDQEPITNSTEMSSSSSGRNTHSSVEDGCQSESSGHCRKLAWTDAASSPSEDLPGEDSPYEHESSGSDDDTLPKMISTVRVKEEQYSDASGRSDGCQNGSSSHSGSTRKTAVISTPSAESGPPKDKYVLSSRSNLADAQKEKIDKLLQDIQSRTLAFVAIMRKSNVQPPYPSLTITKEYAVAHFPHESASVILQRPGENKRWYPRFYEGNDGIHKIRGEWLDFVCDNSVEEGDICIFVPAKGGGRFTFTVHLLRAESKAHAGHFVPPYMLSQMSFLSPVQQSIVEDKAEAIQLEAHLYVAIMNKTNVGVKGHYILEFGAKYAAVYLPKEERTILLQRKGKEWQTQMHIRNGRRLVLEGGWRKFVSDNRLRVGDICLFELKRNRRKLTMIVHIISRDQC; encoded by the exons ATGAAAAATTCGTGCCAGGGCTGCAAGAGATACTGGAACCATCTACATGGGAAGGTCACTCGTTTCGTCAGGCGGATGAGCAAAAGTTCAAGACATTGCATG GTCATGCCAGAGAGGTTTGCAAACCATTTTTCAGGGAAAATGTCACGGAGCGTCAAACTAGAAGGCCCTAATTGTATTCTGTATGATGTTGGAGTTACTGAGCACAGGAATAGAAAAGTCCTCCAATCTGGATGGGAGGTGTTTGTTGATGCCAATGACATAGTAGAGAAAGACTCGTTGATGTTCCGATACCGTGGAAGTTCTCGCTTCAAGGTTGCGGTCTTTGATTCTAGTGGTTGTGAGAAAACTGTGTCCTGTTTTGGCATAGGGAGCACTATGAGTGATCAAGAACCGATCACAAATTCTACAGAAATGTCAAGCAGTTCCAGTGGTCGTAATACTCACTCGTCAGTGGAGGATGGATGCCAAAGTGAAAGCTCAGGACATTGCAGAAAACTGGCATGGACAGACGCAGCATCGTCTCCATCTGAGGATTTGCCAG GAGAAGACAGTCCTTATGAGCATGAGTCTTCTGGATCGGATGATGACACACTCCCAAAGATGATCTCAACAGTGCGTGTTAAGGAGGAACAATATTCTGATG CAAGTGGAAGATCAGACGGATGCCAAAATGGGAGCTCCAGTCATAGTGGGAGTACTAGAAAGACAGCTGTTATATCCACTCCATCTGCGGAGTCAG GACCTCCAAAGGATAAGTATGTGTTGTCAAGTAGGAGTAATTTGGCTGATGCACAAAAAGAGAAAATAGATAAGCTTCTCCAGGACATTCAATCCAGAACCCTTGCATTCGTGGCTATCATGAGGAAGTCCAATGTCCAACCACCGTATCCTTCTTTG ACCATCACGAAGGAATACGCAGTTGCACACTTTCCCCATGAAAGTGCATCTGTCATACTTCAGAGGCCGGGCGAGAACAAAAGGTGGTACCCCAGGTTCTACGAGGGGAATGATGGTATTCACAAGATTAGGGGGGAGTGGTTAGACTTTGTTTGTGACAATAGTGTGGAGGAGGGAGATATCTGCATCTTTGTACCAGCAAAGGGTGGGGGAAGGTTCACATTTACCGTTCATCTACTTCGCGCAGAAAGCAAGGCGCACGCAGGTCATTTTGTGCCGCCCTACATGCTGTCACAAATGAGCTTTCTATCTCCAGTGCAACAGAGCATAGTTGAAGATAAAGCGGAAGCCATCCAACTCGAAGCCCATCTGTATGTGGCAATCATGAACAAAACCAATGTTGGTGTGAAAGGGCATTACATCCTG GAGTTTGGTGCAAAATATGCTGCTGTGTATCTTCCAAAGGAAGAGCGAACTATTTTGCTCCAGCGTAAGGGGAAGGAATGGCAAACTCAGATGCATATTCGGAATGGTAGGAGACTTGTCCTTGAAGGAGGTTGGCGCAAATTTGTCAGTGACAACCGTCTGCGAGTTGGTGATATCTGTCTGTTTGAGCTGAAGCGGAACCGGAGGAAGCTTACCATGATTGTCCATATCATCTCCCGTGATCAGTGTTAG